The following proteins are encoded in a genomic region of Paenibacillus antri:
- a CDS encoding aldehyde dehydrogenase family protein — MFHAKLYINGEWLDGASGEKQNRSNPANLYETIGEYTLATKEEAELAITAAKAASKAWRSLSGTSRGEVLFRAAQQLENEIADIANIVCREMGKPVGEAIAEVKRGVALLRYYAGEGMRALGETYPASDGKSLLYTNRVPLGVIGAITPWNFPVAIPIWKIAPALIYGNAVVWKPADPASITAFRLMQVLEKAGFPKGVINMVTGKGSIVGQTIISHPLVDGITFTGSNEVGKLVARAAVERGAKYQLEMGGKNPTIVAADADLEKASALTLSAAMRSAGQKCTATSRVIVEQSVLESFTALLLQKAKEIRLSDPLEPDCYLGPVVNENQQRSILAAIEQGVRDGARLLIGGKAPEGSLSNGCFIEPTIFDRVHPRSELAQHEIFGPVLSIIPADDLEQALEIANDVEFGLSASIFTKDIDRMFTFLNRIEAGLIKINGETAGVEPHAPFGGMKRSSSHSREQGRAAIEFFTALQTISISTSRQ, encoded by the coding sequence ATGTTTCATGCGAAGCTATATATAAACGGCGAGTGGTTGGACGGAGCATCAGGGGAAAAACAGAATCGAAGCAACCCTGCAAATCTGTACGAAACGATCGGCGAATACACGCTTGCTACGAAAGAAGAAGCGGAACTCGCCATTACAGCCGCGAAGGCAGCCTCGAAGGCTTGGCGATCATTGTCCGGGACGTCAAGAGGCGAGGTGTTGTTTCGCGCTGCGCAACAGTTGGAAAACGAGATTGCGGATATCGCGAACATTGTGTGCCGAGAAATGGGGAAACCGGTCGGTGAGGCCATCGCCGAAGTCAAACGCGGCGTCGCGCTTCTGCGCTACTATGCGGGGGAAGGCATGAGAGCCCTCGGAGAAACTTATCCGGCTTCCGACGGCAAATCGTTGCTTTACACGAACCGGGTACCGTTAGGTGTCATCGGCGCGATTACGCCATGGAACTTCCCGGTGGCAATACCGATATGGAAGATTGCGCCTGCGCTGATTTATGGGAATGCGGTCGTATGGAAACCTGCCGATCCCGCTTCGATTACCGCTTTCCGACTGATGCAAGTGTTAGAGAAGGCGGGCTTCCCTAAGGGCGTAATCAACATGGTTACCGGGAAAGGGAGCATCGTGGGTCAAACCATCATCTCCCATCCTCTCGTGGATGGGATCACCTTCACCGGCTCGAACGAGGTGGGGAAGCTGGTTGCTCGTGCAGCCGTGGAGCGAGGGGCTAAATATCAATTAGAGATGGGCGGGAAAAATCCGACGATCGTAGCTGCAGACGCCGATCTTGAGAAGGCCAGTGCGCTGACTCTAAGCGCGGCTATGCGTTCCGCCGGCCAGAAATGTACAGCGACAAGCCGAGTAATCGTCGAGCAAAGCGTTCTGGAATCGTTCACCGCGCTGCTGTTGCAGAAGGCAAAGGAAATAAGGCTTTCGGATCCGTTGGAGCCTGACTGTTATTTGGGGCCGGTCGTCAATGAGAACCAACAGCGATCGATACTTGCCGCAATCGAGCAGGGCGTGCGGGACGGGGCGCGATTGTTAATCGGCGGTAAAGCCCCCGAGGGGAGCTTGTCTAACGGCTGTTTTATCGAGCCCACGATTTTCGACCGGGTACACCCGAGATCCGAATTGGCGCAGCATGAGATTTTCGGGCCGGTGTTATCGATCATTCCAGCGGATGATTTAGAGCAAGCTCTGGAAATTGCTAACGATGTCGAATTCGGGTTAAGCGCATCCATCTTCACGAAGGACATCGATCGAATGTTTACGTTCCTTAATCGGATTGAAGCTGGACTCATAAAAATTAACGGCGAAACTGCAGGGGTAGAACCGCACGCTCCATTCGGAGGGATGAAAAGGTCGAGCTCCCATTCCCGGGAACAAGGCAGGGCGGCCATCGAGTTCTTCACTGCGCTGCAGACGATATCGATATCCACATCTAGGCAGTAA